In the genome of Acidobacteriota bacterium, the window CATTCCTGAATTCACCCCTCAACTTACAATTAGATTCTTGCCTGCTACACTGCAATCACGTCTCCGAATCATTCTGGTTCGTCCGCGCAACCCCCTCAACATAGGCGCGGCTGCGAGAGCAATGAGCAATTTCGGGTTCTCTCAGCTTCGCGTGGTGAATCCCTATGAAGTGGCCTTCCGCGAAGCTCGGTCAGCCGTAGGAGCTTCAGATGTGCTGCGGAACGCACAGTCATTCGAGAGCCTATCCGACGCAATCGCCGACTGCTCATTGGTGATAGGAACAACCGCGGTCGCCCACCGTACCTTGCAACATCCTATGGTGCGGCTTGATCGAAGTAGTCCATTGATAACAGTGGATTCGACACACTGTGCACTTCTATTCGGATCAGAGAAGATTGGACTTTCGAACGAAGACCTAAGCTATTGTCATTTGGTCTTGAACATTCCCACAGGGCGAGAGAACGTTTCGATCAATCTGGGACAAGCTGTGGCTGTATGCCTTTACGAACTCATTCGCGAGCCTGCGGATACGGCAGTCCTCAAACAGAGTGAACCTGCGATCGCTGAAGAACTCGAACGATTAACCAGCGTTTTATCGGATGCGCTGTTGGCGAGCGGCTACACCAAGAGAGGCGCGTCTGCTTCCACGACGGAAAAAATACGACGTCTGATCCGTCGTTTGACTCTCTCCAGCGAAGATGCTGAGTTACTTCTCGGAATGCTAAAGAAAATTTCCCGACGACAGTGAGAGACAAAGGAGGGAAACGAGGCGCACCCTCCTGAGCAGCTATGCCTTGAGCGAAGCAATATCCATCACAAACCGATAGCGCACGTCGCTCTTCAAGACACGTTCGTAGGCTTCGTTGACCTGCTGTATCGGTATCACTTCAATATCGGAAGTCACATTGTGCTTGCCACAGAAGTCGAGCATCTCCTGTGTCTCGCGAATGCCTCCGATCATGGAGCCGGAAAGACTCCGTCGGCGACTGATGAGAGGTGCGGCTCCCATTGGCACTTTCTTCTCAGGAATCCCGAGGAGAACCATCGCGCCGTCCAGCTTGAGCAAATCGAGATATTGATTCCAGTCGATATCAGCAGAGACGGTGTTGAGAATCAGGTCAAAATATCCCTTCAACTCCACGAACGTCTCCGGATCCGAGCTCGCATAGTAATGATCGGCGCCAAGCCGTATGCCGTCCGCCTTCTTTCGAAGTGATTGGCTCAAAACGGTGATCTCCGCCCCTAGGGCATGCCCGAGCTTCACACCCATATGACCAAGTCCGCCCAATCCGACGATAGCCACCTTCTTGCCCGGACCAGCCTGCCAATGCATGAGCGGAGAGTACAGCGTGATTCCCGCGCAAAGCAGAGGTGCTGCGGCATCGAGCGGCAGATTGTCAGGTATGCGTAAGATGTAGTCTTCGTTAACTACGATCCTGTCAGAGTATCCGCCGTATGTCGGCGTGCCGTCGTGCTCCCGCGAGTTGTAGGTAAATACGGTGCCATCGCAATACTGCTCCAGGCCTTCTTCGCACTGAGGACAGTTGCGGCAGGAATCGACAAAACAACCAACTCCAACGTTGTCACCAACTTTGAACTTGCGGACTTTGTCGCCGACCGCAGCGACGACGCCTGCGATTTCGTGTCCGGGAACCATCGGGAAGATGCCTTCTCCCCATTCATCACGAACCTGATGTATGTCGGAGTGGCAGATACCGCAGTACTTGATCTCGATCAGGACGTCGTGTTCACGCGGTTCGCGACGTTCAAATGAAAAAGGAACAAGCGAAGCCTTTGCTTTGCCGGCAGCATAACCGATGCTCTTCAGCGCGGCGGGAGCTATGTGGTTCTCAGTTTTCAGCAAGCTATACCCTCCCAGAACCCTCTTCTAAATATAGAGGCGCTCCGGTGGCTAAAGGCGACAAAAAAATAACTAAGCAGAGAGGCACGCAATTCTTCCAGGGGGGCCACTGAGGAAAGAAGCACGAATTGTCTGGCTTTTAGCCTCGCAGTTACCGATTGTTTCGTAGGGCGAAAAATGAATGCACGCATTCTAGTGGTTGGCTCCGAGGGAAAGACCGCTCTCATTGAAAGCCCGACCCGCCACTCCGATTCAACTTGCGCGTCTTGCGCTAGCGGCTGCCACTCTGGCATCCACTTCTCGTACTTCGATCGTGCCGCCAAACTCCAAGTGTGGGCAATCGCGTGAAATTTCGACTGCAACTTCATAGCTCGGTGCCTCGATCAGATAGTAGCCACCAAGCCATTCCTTAGTCTCACTGTAAGGACCGTCTGTGACTAGAATCTTGCCGCTTGCGTTGCGCAGGACTCTTCCCGGTTCGTTTTCCAGCTTGTGGCTGTCAAGATAATGCCCTTCATCCGTGAGCTTCTGGCGCCAGGCTTGATATCTAAGCATTGCCTGTTGCATTACCGCGGGATCCAGTTTCGCACCCGCGGCTCCGTCGTGGTAAAGCAAGAGCAAATATTGAGCCATGACTATCTCCTTGAATTAGCTTACTCGCGTGAACTGCGACACTTCCCTGAATTTCGCTGATCCACCTTGCATGTAGCGCCACTCCGCCGAGAAGTGATTATCGTCAATGAAGTGCATCCTGGCGCTGTGCATGTGCCCTTCATCACCAGTGGGCATGTTGTCTGCACTTACAAACTCAAAGTCGAGTTCTCCGGTCTTTGCGTCGTACAAGGTGGCACGGAGGTGCGGCTGGTTGGCGGCAATGCAGTAGTGCGTCAGAACTAATTCACCGCGGTCAATGTAGTAGACCGTGATCATCTGACCGCTGTTCGGCGGGAGGGCATCGCTCGAGAAGCGTTCCATTACCGCCGATCCTCCGGAAATAATTTCGTATTTCCGCTTCGCATGTTCTCCTTTTGGTCCGACAGATCGCCACTCACCCGCCAGACTCTTGAGCTTGGCAAGGGCTACAGCAGACTGCAGCTCCGCAGGAGTAGCTGGCGGCTTCGTCCCGAGAGTTCCCGAAATGAGGAAAAGAAGCCTTAGGAGCGAGAACAGACTCTTGATCGTCATGGCGTTTCTCCTGGAGGGCATTTCGGGGTGTTCTACTCTGCCCTCTCACCCTATCAACGGACAGGAAGGACGGAAATGGACATTGTTTCAGGAGAAATTTTCGAATTGATTAGGGCAGGCTCGTTTGGTTAGCTTTGCGTTGGCAAACTAAGCGGCTTCTATCTTTGACTCCACTGGCAAACCTGCGTTTCGCCATGCATCAAAGCCACCTTGGAGCGCCCAGGCATGTTTGAAACCGCGTTCGTGAAGCTTCTGCACCAAACTGGTGCTGGATGCTTCGTTCGGTCAAGTACAGTAGCCAACGATGGTTCTCTCTTTCGGGATTTCGTAGATGTGCTCATCCAGATCGTCCGCAGGGACGCGAATTGCCTTTGGCAACATCACATCAGACTGCGCCCACGCTTGCGGATTACGCGTGTCGATGAAGACAATGTCTTCTCCTGCCTGCATTCGCTTCCTTAGTTCATCAATTCCAATCCTGAGATTGTCGGGCATGTGACCTCCTTGCTGCCTCTGGCGTAGATGAAGGTTTTAAGCAGCCCGCTTCAGATCCAGGCTTTCAAAATCGCCGTGTTTCCCGATCACCCTGATCGCCAATGGAATCGTGGTAGCAGCTCCAACGCCGACGAGCGCCAATCCTGCCGCCCTGCGCTGGTCGCGATTGAACCGATCAGAGATCAACAAACCAATTCCTATACCTAATGCCACGCGAGTACCCGCGATGAGAATAACGTCGGTGACGCTCAGTCTACGTTCCATGATGGCCATACAACCTCCGCTGAGAAGTCTGATGCAGAGGCTGCGATTTGCGATCACCCACGAAAATCAGGAAGAAGTTCGGAACCGTAATGCCGATGTTGCCGGAACTGCCGGTTATTCGAAGTTATCGTGCTGCGGTTGCGCGTTCAGCATGCAGGTACTGCAGTACTCGCACGGAGACTTGCCCCTGCTGTAAAGCAGCGATGCCTTCGGCTGCAGCGCGGGCTGCGGCGATTGTGGTCAGGGTGGGAATACGATGGGTCACAGCGGCCCGACGGATCGCCTGCTCATCGAACCATGGATCCTGGCCCTGCGGAGTGTTGACCACAAGCTGGATGCGGTCGCCCTTAATAAGATCGACTACATTGGGGCGGCCTTCTTTGACCTTATAAACGCGTTCTACTGCGAGACCGGCATTTTCCAAAACGCTGGCAGTCCCATGCGTGGCGACGATATTGAATCCCAGCTCTGCGAAACGATGTCCAAGCTCGACGAGACCGCCTTTATCACGATCGGCAACGCTGATGAAAACGGTTCCATTCGTGGGCAATGTCTGTCCTGCGGAAAGCTGGGCTTTGGCGAAGGCTTCCCCAAAGGTGTTGCCGACTCCCATTACTTCTCCAGTAGACTTCATCTCCGGGCCGAGCACCGTGTCTACGCCGGGGAACTTGGTCCAGGGAAACACCGGGCTCTTGACGAAGAAGCATTCGCCGGTATCGAGGTCGGAACGCCGTTCAATGTACTCAGGCAGGAACTCTCGCAGCTTGCGTCCAGTCATGAGCCGGGCAGCGATCTTCGCGAGAGGGATGCCAGTTGCCTTCGATACGAAAGGTACGGTGCGTGACGCACGCGGATTTACTTCGAGCACGTACACCCTGTCCCTCTGAATGGCGAACTGGATATTCATCAGACCGATCACTCTCAGCGCGCGTGCCAGTCGGAAGGTGTAATCGCGCATCACGTCCAGAAGATTTCTGGGAATATCTACAGCCGGAAGCACACAGGAGGAATCGCCGGAGTGAATACCGGCCTCTTCAATGTGCTGCATGATGCCGGCAACTACGACGTCTTCGCCGTCCGAGAGCGCGTCCACGTCAACTTCCACAGCGGCTTCGAGGAAATGATCAATCAACACCGGACGCTCTTGCGAATATTCGACGGCTTCCTTCATGTAGCGGACTACGGACGCGTCGTCGTATGCAATGACCATCGCGCGCCCACCAAGTACATACGAAGGACGAACCAAAACCGGATAACCGACGCGGTTTGCGCCCGCAACTGCTTCTTCGACACTCGTGGATAAGGCACCCGGAGGCTGAGGGATCTCCAGTTCTTCGAGGAGCTTCCCAAAGCGCTTGCGATCTTCGGCTAGGTCGATCGACTCTGGCGAGGTACCGATGATTGGCACTCCAGCGGCTTTCAGCGCAAGCGAGAGATTCAATGGAGTCTGCCCGCCGAATTGCACGATCATCGAGACTGGAGCTCCGCCGGATGCTTCATGTTGGTAAACCGCGAGCACGTCT includes:
- a CDS encoding hydroxyacid dehydrogenase, with translation MKSIGYAAGKAKASLVPFSFERREPREHDVLIEIKYCGICHSDIHQVRDEWGEGIFPMVPGHEIAGVVAAVGDKVRKFKVGDNVGVGCFVDSCRNCPQCEEGLEQYCDGTVFTYNSREHDGTPTYGGYSDRIVVNEDYILRIPDNLPLDAAAPLLCAGITLYSPLMHWQAGPGKKVAIVGLGGLGHMGVKLGHALGAEITVLSQSLRKKADGIRLGADHYYASSDPETFVELKGYFDLILNTVSADIDWNQYLDLLKLDGAMVLLGIPEKKVPMGAAPLISRRRSLSGSMIGGIRETQEMLDFCGKHNVTSDIEVIPIQQVNEAYERVLKSDVRYRFVMDIASLKA
- a CDS encoding transcription initiation protein; protein product: MAQYLLLLYHDGAAGAKLDPAVMQQAMLRYQAWRQKLTDEGHYLDSHKLENEPGRVLRNASGKILVTDGPYSETKEWLGGYYLIEAPSYEVAVEISRDCPHLEFGGTIEVREVDARVAAASARRAS
- a CDS encoding RNA methyltransferase, translating into MPATLQSRLRIILVRPRNPLNIGAAARAMSNFGFSQLRVVNPYEVAFREARSAVGASDVLRNAQSFESLSDAIADCSLVIGTTAVAHRTLQHPMVRLDRSSPLITVDSTHCALLFGSEKIGLSNEDLSYCHLVLNIPTGRENVSINLGQAVAVCLYELIREPADTAVLKQSEPAIAEELERLTSVLSDALLASGYTKRGASASTTEKIRRLIRRLTLSSEDAELLLGMLKKISRRQ